CGAGCGGGGTGACGTAGTTGGCGAACGTGGCGGCGAAGTAGGTCCCCACGAGCTTGCGGAAGGGCACGTCGATGCCGGCGACACGGAGCACGACGTGCCACGCCTTCCCCCAGAGGACGAGACAGACCGTGGTGGAGAGACAGCCGACGGCGAGCCACCGGAGGTCAGCGCCCGCGAGCGTGTCAACGACCTCGTCCAGTCCGAACTGGGAGGCGACGACGTAGAGGACGATGCCGGCGACGGCGAAGCCCGCGAGAATCTTCCAGCCCGTCTCGCGGTCGACCGGGAGCGAGCGGTCCACTACTCCAGGTAGCCGAGGTCCTGCAGGCGGTCCTTCGCGGTGCCGTCCATCTCCCCGAGCACGTCGGCGTCGGGGTCGTAGTCGTCGTCCCACGTCTCCCCGACGCGCGTCTCGAACTCGCGCAGCGTCGCCTCGATTTCCTCGACGACCTCGTCGGGGTCGTCGATGCGGTCGTCCCGCTCCTCGGGGTCGGTGTCGATGCGGTAGGCCTCGTCGGTGATGCGCTCGTTGCGGATGTACTTTCCATCGACCCGGCGAGCCGCCCGCATCCGGGAGTAGTAGCGCGACTCCTCGTCGAGGGTGATGCCGGCCTCCTCGGCCTTCGTCTCCAGCTGCTTGAGTTCGACCACCGGGCGGTGGTACTCGACGAAGGCGTACTCGCCGTCGGCGAAGTCGCGGTAGTCGGCCGACAACAGCGAACGGGTCGAATCCAGGGGTTCACCGCGACCGGCCGAGACGCCGGTGAAGTCGAGCACCGTGTGATAGAGGTCCTGCATCTCGACCTGCGTGTCGTCGCGTCTCCCTTCCTCGCCGGGGGTCTTGACCACGAGCGGGACGTTGACGAGCGGGTCGTAGATGCCGAACTCGTGGCCGTACAGTCCGTGTTCCCCGTGGAGTTCCCCGTGGTCGGCACACACGACGACGAGCGTGTCCTCCCACTGGTCGGTCTCCTTGAGATGCGAGAAGAGGCGGTCGAGTTCCGCGTCCATGTGGCGAATCTCGGCGTCGTAGAGCCCGCGGATGTCCTCGAACTCCGACTCGGAGATGTCGCGGGCACCGGAGTTGTACTCCTTCGAGTTCTGACACACCTCGGTGGCGTCGACGCCGGGGGCGAACTGCTGGGCGTACTCCTCGGGCGGGTAGACAGGGAGGTGGGCGTCCATCAGATTGACGAACGTGAACCACTCGTCGGCGTCGTCGGTGAAGTCGATGGCGTTGTCGATGACCTCCGGCGTCTTGGAGTCGGCCCCCTCCGCGCCGGCGAAGTACTCGTGGATGTCGTTGCCGACCTCGACGAGTTTGTTGGCGACGCTGCGGAGCGTGTCGTTGTCGTTGACCTTCTGCCAGAGGTCCGCGAGCGTCCCCGAGAGGAACTCGCCGGGCATCACCTCGAAGAAGTTGTCCTGCTCGTCGAAGCCCGCGGTCAGCCGGGTGTAGGGCGTAATCCACGCGTTCGAGGAGTAACACGCGGTGTCGTACCCCGCCGACTGGAGCGCCTCCGCGAGCGTGCCGATTGACTCGTCGAGATACGGCTGCTCCTGGCTCGCGCCGTGTTGACTCGGGTACAGGCCGGTGAACATGGAGGCGTGGACGGGGAGGGTCCACGGGGCGGGCGAGACGGCCTGCTCGTAGACGGTCGCCTCCGCGGCGAGCGACTCGAGCGTCGGCGTCGTCTCACGGTCGTAGCCGTACGGGGTGAGATGGTCCTTCCGGACGGTGTCCAGCACGACGAAGAGGACGTTGTCCGCGTCTGTCATACCCGTCTCGTGTCCTGTGACGCGAATAAACCTCGTGGTCTCCCGCTGCCGGCAAGCGTTGCCGTAACTGAGAGTTATACGAGTCTTGAAGAATATGCATACTGTACATGAACACGCTCGGTTTTGATACGCGAGCGCTCCACGCCGGCGACGAGGGCGACCCGGCGACCGGGGCGGCGTCGCTCCCGATTCACCAGACCACCTCCTACGAGTTCGAGAGCGCCGAGCAGGCCGCCGAACTGTACGCGCTCGAACGCGACGACCACATGTACTCGCGCATTTCGAACCCGACGACGGGTGTCTTGGAGCGCCGGCTCGCCTCCCTCCACGGCGGGACGGGAGCCTGCGCCACCGCCTCGGGGATGGCCGCCTTCGACGCCGCCACGCTCGTGCTCGCGGAATCGGGCGACAACGTCGTCTCCGCCTCCTCGATTTACGGAGGTACCCATGCTTATCTGAGCCACACCGCCGCGCGCCGGGGTATCGAAGCCCGGTTCGTGGACACGCTCGATCCCGACGCCTACGCCGAGGCGATTGACGAGAACACGGCGTACGTCCA
This portion of the Halosegnis longus genome encodes:
- a CDS encoding sulfatase, whose product is MTDADNVLFVVLDTVRKDHLTPYGYDRETTPTLESLAAEATVYEQAVSPAPWTLPVHASMFTGLYPSQHGASQEQPYLDESIGTLAEALQSAGYDTACYSSNAWITPYTRLTAGFDEQDNFFEVMPGEFLSGTLADLWQKVNDNDTLRSVANKLVEVGNDIHEYFAGAEGADSKTPEVIDNAIDFTDDADEWFTFVNLMDAHLPVYPPEEYAQQFAPGVDATEVCQNSKEYNSGARDISESEFEDIRGLYDAEIRHMDAELDRLFSHLKETDQWEDTLVVVCADHGELHGEHGLYGHEFGIYDPLVNVPLVVKTPGEEGRRDDTQVEMQDLYHTVLDFTGVSAGRGEPLDSTRSLLSADYRDFADGEYAFVEYHRPVVELKQLETKAEEAGITLDEESRYYSRMRAARRVDGKYIRNERITDEAYRIDTDPEERDDRIDDPDEVVEEIEATLREFETRVGETWDDDYDPDADVLGEMDGTAKDRLQDLGYLE